Below is a window of Acidobacteriota bacterium DNA.
GGTTGCCTTCGTAGCGGCCGATGCTCGCATCGGCCGGAGAGACGGCCCTTGGCGAGCAAGGGCCGCTACACGGGAAGCCTTCGAAGGCGAGCGGCGGCGCCGCAGGACGGAAAACGAGAGACGTTAGACGATAGACGAGAGATGTAAGGCGTTGGGGCGTCCCAGGACCGCGGGGGGCGCTTCGGGGTCCGTAGGGGAGGGCCTCCGCGCCCTCCCGGCTTTCGCGGCCGACGCCATCGCGCTCTGGAGAGCGCTCCTACAACATCCGTGGGGCGGGCGGCCACGGAGGGCCGTCCCTACTCCCCTACTCACCTACTCATTCCCTCCCCGCAGTCTCGCTTTGAGACCCTGGGGGGTGAGGAGGGCAAAGGGGGCTCCCCCGCCCAAGGCCAGGAGGGCCTTGTCCCCCGTCACGAGGGCGTCGGCCGAGGCGGCCAGGGCGAGGTCCACGAAGATCTGATCCTTCGGATCCTCGCATTTCAAGCCTCTGGGCGCCCGCCGTGGCTTGGCGAACTCCTCGGCAAAGGGGAGGTACTCGCCGAGGAGGTCCCACCGCTCCTCCGGCTCCAAACGGAACTTTGGATAGGCGAGGACGCGAACCAGCTCGGACGCCGTGGCGGCGGACACGATGGGAACGCAGGAGCCCGTACGCCAGGCGTCTCTCAGCCAGGCGAGCCGGCCCTCCTCGAAGAGCAGGGCCGAGACCACCACGTTCGTGTCCAAGACGGCCCGGAACCTCATTTCCGGCGCGACCAGGCCACGGCCTCGGCCACATCCGCTTCGGAGATCCCCAGCCGGGCAAGCTTGGCCCGCGCCTCCGCCGCGCGGCTGGGCCGAACCGGAGCGAGCACGATGGACCCCGCCTCCTCGCTCACCTGGAAGTACTCCACGCCCTCGAACTTCTGCGCGATGGCCTTGGGGAGGGTCAACTGGTTCTTCGCCGTCCGCTTCGCAAACATCCCGCGCCTCCGTACGGAAAATATAGTGCGGTCGCCTTATAAGGACAAGAGTAAGGAATCCTTACTTTCAGAACAATTAGGGACGGCCACCTATTTAATGACAAGACGTTAGACGAGAGACGCTAGACGTTAGACGGGAGACGGGAGACGAGAAAGGCGACAGGCAAAAGGCGAAAGGCATTTGGGATTGGAAATTGGGATTTGGGATTTGAAAGGGACGAGAGACGAGAGACGGCCGGACCAAGTAACCGTGGGGCGGGCGGGCACGGAGGGCCGCCCCTACGGCGCGGGGTTGCCTTCGTAGCGGCCGATGCGAGCATCGGCCGCTATAAAAGCCCGCCGCCCGAACACCGCACGGGAGGGCACGGAGGCCCTCCCCTACAGAGGCCACATCGGTCGCCGCACAATGTCCGCCGCCGCCGCCCAAACACCGCACGGGAGGGCACGGAGGCCCTCCCCTACAGAGGCCACACCGGTCGCCGCACAATGGCCGCCGCCGCCGCACATACCTCGACGGGGAGGGCACGGAGGCCCTCCCCTACAGAGGCCACACCGGCCCCCGCGAAGGATCGTCTTTCAAGAGGTTGGCTGGTTTGCTCTCAGGAGGCGGGGAGCTTGCTAAGCGCCGCGAAGCCGACCATGCGGCTCTCGCGCTCGTCCCAGAGGCGGAGCCGCAGGGTCCGGAGGCTCTTCCAGAAGGTCAAGGGCTCCACGTCCC
It encodes the following:
- a CDS encoding putative toxin-antitoxin system toxin component, PIN family, whose amino-acid sequence is MDTNVVVSALLFEEGRLAWLRDAWRTGSCVPIVSAATASELVRVLAYPKFRLEPEERWDLLGEYLPFAEEFAKPRRAPRGLKCEDPKDQIFVDLALAASADALVTGDKALLALGGGAPFALLTPQGLKARLRGGNE
- a CDS encoding AbrB/MazE/SpoVT family DNA-binding domain-containing protein, producing MFAKRTAKNQLTLPKAIAQKFEGVEYFQVSEEAGSIVLAPVRPSRAAEARAKLARLGISEADVAEAVAWSRRK